A genomic window from Brassica oleracea var. oleracea cultivar TO1000 chromosome C8, BOL, whole genome shotgun sequence includes:
- the LOC106312569 gene encoding BTB/POZ and TAZ domain-containing protein 3-like — protein sequence MASSEVSTCAKNIPKPPPLPRVTYRGLQASRSKPSSSSSRLVPRETVETWDKLFKQGTGADTYVEVDNKSHFLAHSYILAAASPVMPQLLHQSRDKKGNSHLKFLGVPQEAVYMFIRFLYSCSYEEEEMKKFVLPLLVLSHCYSVPSLKRVCVEVLGQGWINKENVIDVLQLARSCDAARISFLCTSMVIRDFKSVSSTEGWKVMTRGDRKLEQELLEAVVEADARREERRKKVEERRMYLELYEAVEALVHIYREGCGTIGPRDKALKGRESVCEFSACKGVEGGLRHFLGCKSRASCGHCKRMWQLIQLHSCLCDGFDSCEVPLCRNLKEQMKKISKREESKWRLLAEHVIAAGNRLGPFSFSRRSALI from the exons ATGGCTTCTTCAGAAGTATCTACTTGTGCCAAGAATATTCCAAAACCTCCTCCTCTTCCTCGTGTAACCTACCGTGGCCTCCAAGCTTCCAGAAGCAAACCCTCGAGCTCATCATCACGCCTTGTGCCCCGAGAAACAGTGGAGACCTGGGACAAACTTTTCAAACAAGGAACTGGAGCAGATACATACGTTGAAGTTGACAACAAGTCTCATTTTCTAGCCCATTCATACATCCTG GCTGCAGCTTCACCTGTTATGCCACAGCTTCTACACCAATCGAGGGATAAAAAAGGAAATTCACACCTCAAGTTCCTTGGAGTGCCTCAAGAAGCTGTCTACATGTTCATTCGGTTTCTCTACTCTTGCAGCTACGAGGAGGAGGAGATGAAGAAGTTTGTGCTCCCTTTGTTAGTTCTATCACACTGCTACTCGGTGCCATCTCTCAAAAGAGTCTGCGTAGAGGTTCTCGGTCAAGGATGGATCAACAAGGAGAATGTGATCGACGTGCTACAACTAGCACGAAGCTGCGACGCCGCAAGGATCAGCTTTCTATGTACTTCAATGGTCATCAGAGACTTCAAGTCTGTATCTTCAACGGAAGGGTGGAAAGTGATGACACGTGGCGATCGTAAGCTAGAGCAAGAGCTTCTTGAGGCGGTGGTGGAGGCAGACGCTAGGAGGGAAGAGAGGAGGAAGAAAGTGGAGGAGAGGAGAATGTATTTGGAGCTTTATGAAGCTGTGGAGGCTCTTGTTCATATATATAGAGAAGGTTGTGGGACGATAGGGCCGAGAGATAAAGCGCTTAAAGGAAGGGAAAGCGTGTGTGAGTTCTCGGCTTGTAAAGGTGTTGAAGGTGGGCTTAGGCATTTCCTGGGATGCAAGTCTAGGGCTTCGTGTGGTCATTGTAAGCGGATGTGGCAGCTTATTCAGCTTCACTCTTGTCTCTGTGATGGGTTTGATTCTTGCGAGGTCCCTCTCTGCCG GAACTTGAAGGAGCAAATGAAAAAGATTAGCAAGAGAGAAGAGTCTAAATGGAGATTGCTTGCGGAGCACGTTATTGCGGCTGGAAACAGACTTGGTCCATTCTCTTTTTCACGCCGTTCTGCTTTGATATAA
- the LOC106312570 gene encoding transcription factor bHLH113-like isoform X2, with translation MEFSRDAGMMMENKRSVCSLEESSIKRHKSDLSFSSKRKDKAGDRISALQQIVSPYGKTDTASVLQDALHYIEFLHEQVKVLSAPYLQTMTAATQEELEQYSLRNRGLCLVPMEYTAGVAQSNGADIWAPVKTPPSPAFGVKSQSPFR, from the exons ATGGAGTTCTCTCGAGACGCTGGAATGATGATGGAAAATAAGCGGAGCGTCTGTTCTCTGGAAGAAAGTAGCATCAAGCGCCATAAGTCTGATCTCTCCTTCAGTTCCAAG AGAAAGGACAAAGCTGGAGACCGTATCTCAGCTCTTCAACAGATAGTTTCCCCTTACGGAAAG ACCGACACTGCATCAGTTCTTCAAGACGCGTTGCATTACATAGAGTTTCTACATGAACAAGTGAAG GTGCTAAGCGCTCCATATCTGCAAACAATGACCGCTGCTACGCAG GAGGAGCTGGAGCAGTACAGCCTGAGAAACAGAGGATTGTGCCTTGTTCCAATGGAGTATACAGCAGGAGTTGCTCAAAGCAACGGGGCCGATATCTGGGCGCCCGTGAAGACTCCTCCATCTCCAGCGTTTGGTGTCAAGTCTCAATCACCCTTTAGATGA
- the LOC106312570 gene encoding transcription factor bHLH113-like isoform X1, producing MEFSRDAGMMMENKRSVCSLEESSIKRHKSDLSFSSKRKDKAGDRISALQQIVSPYGKTDTASVLQDALHYIEFLHEQVKVCPFLFISVQYHYHLPTMILSSSYLRKRHVLLVQVLSAPYLQTMTAATQEELEQYSLRNRGLCLVPMEYTAGVAQSNGADIWAPVKTPPSPAFGVKSQSPFR from the exons ATGGAGTTCTCTCGAGACGCTGGAATGATGATGGAAAATAAGCGGAGCGTCTGTTCTCTGGAAGAAAGTAGCATCAAGCGCCATAAGTCTGATCTCTCCTTCAGTTCCAAG AGAAAGGACAAAGCTGGAGACCGTATCTCAGCTCTTCAACAGATAGTTTCCCCTTACGGAAAG ACCGACACTGCATCAGTTCTTCAAGACGCGTTGCATTACATAGAGTTTCTACATGAACAAGTGAAGGTCTGCCCATTTCTCTTCATATCAGTTCAATACCATTACCATTTACCAACCATGATTCTTTCATCTTCTTACTTAAGAAAACGTCATGTTCTTCTTGTGCAGGTGCTAAGCGCTCCATATCTGCAAACAATGACCGCTGCTACGCAG GAGGAGCTGGAGCAGTACAGCCTGAGAAACAGAGGATTGTGCCTTGTTCCAATGGAGTATACAGCAGGAGTTGCTCAAAGCAACGGGGCCGATATCTGGGCGCCCGTGAAGACTCCTCCATCTCCAGCGTTTGGTGTCAAGTCTCAATCACCCTTTAGATGA
- the LOC106312571 gene encoding 15 kDa selenoprotein-like, with protein MRKREMEMARAWSTMMMMMVMILMLTSTISAKEQLSTKECEDLGFTGLALCSDCHSLSEYVKDQELVSDCLKCCADDSEDSISKVTYSGAILEVCMRKLVFYPEIVGFIEEEKQNFPTLKVEYVFNSPPKLIMLDGADDDERKETIRIDNWKREHLLQYMREKVKPTSAS; from the exons ATGAGAAAGAGAGAGATGGAGATGGCTCGAGCGTGGTCGACGATGATGATGATGATGGTGATGATCTTGATGCTCACATCGACGATCTCAGCGAAAGAGCAGCTGAGCACTAAAGAGTGCGAGGATCTAGGGTTCACCGGCCTGGCTCTCTGCTCCGATTGCCACTCGCTCTCTGAATACGTCAAGGACCAAG AGTTGGTATCTGACTGCTTGAAATGTTGCGCTGATGATTCTGAGGATTCCATAAGTAAG GTTACTTATTCAGGCGCTATATTGGAGGTGTGTATGAGAAAGCTGGTTTTCTATCCTGAGATTGTTGGTTTTATTGAAGAAGAGAAACAAAACTTCCCTACCCTTAAAGTTGAGTACGTTTTCAACTCACCACCCAAGTTGATTATGCTCGATGGAGCTGATGATGATGAACGTAAGGAAACAATAAG AATCGACAACTGGAAACGCGAGCATCTACTGCAGTATATGCGGGAGAAGGTCAAGCCTACTTCAGCAAGTTAG
- the LOC106308082 gene encoding pentatricopeptide repeat-containing protein At1g05750, chloroplastic yields MALLPAVGIPSPAPPQQTPFISRNNHPNPKLNQKLNQSTSETTVSWTSRITLLSRNGRLAEAAKEFTAMRLAGVEPNHITLIALLSGCADCEPFGDSLHGYACKLGLDRNHVMVGTAILGMYSKRRRFRKARLVFDFMEDKNSVTWNTMIDGYMRSGRVDYAAKVFDEMPEHDLISWTAMMNGFVKKGLHEEALAWFREMQVSGVKPDYVAVIAALAACANLGALSFGLWVHRFVVSQDFKNNVRVSNSLIDLYCRCGCVEFARQVFDEIEKRTVVSWNSVIVGFAANGHAHESLVYFRRMQEEGFNPDAVTFTGALTACSHVGLVEEGVRYFEAMKRDYRISPRIEHYGCLVDLYSRAGRLEDALKVVESMPMKPNEVVIGSLLAACRTHGNDTELAERMMKHLSELKVKSHSNYVILSNMYAADGQWEGASKMRRKMKGLGLKKQPGFSSIEIDDRTHVFMAGDSAHVETAYIREVLELISSDSRLQCSVVETLDGDHIGD; encoded by the coding sequence ATGGCTCTACTTCCCGCCGTCGGGATTCCATCGCCGGCGCCACCGCAACAAACACCTTTCATCTCTCGCAATAACCACCCCAATCCAAAGCTTAATCAGAAGCTGAATCAATCAACCTCCGAAACCACCGTCTCATGGACTTCCCGCATCACTCTCCTCTCACGCAACGGTCGATTAGCCGAGGCAGCGAAGGAATTCACCGCCATGAGACTCGCCGGCGTGGAGCCTAACCACATCACTCTCATCGCTCTACTCTCTGGATGCGCTGATTGTGAACCCTTTGGCGATTCGCTTCACGGGTATGCTTGTAAACTCGGCCTCGATAGAAACCACGTCATGGTCGGCACCGCGATTCTCGGCATGTACTCCAAACGCCGACGTTTTAGGAAGGCGAGGCTGGTTTTTGACTTCATGGAAGATAAAAATTCGGTTACTTGGAACACAATGATCGATGGATACATGAGGAGCGGCCGAGTCGACTACGCCGCGAAGGTGTTCGACGAAATGCCTGAACACGACTTGATTTCTTGGACGGCTATGATGAACGGGTTTGTTAAAAAGGGTTTGCACGAGGAAGCTTTGGCGTGGTTCCGTGAGATGCAAGTCTCTGGAGTGAAGCCAGATTACGTTGCTGTCATCGCTGCTCTTGCAGCTTGCGCTAACCTTGGGGCTCTATCTTTTGGATTGTGGGTGCATCGTTTTGTTGTGAGTCAGGATTTTAAGAACAATGTTAGGGTTAGTAACTCGCTGATTGATTTGTATTGTCGGTGCGGGTGTGTGGAGTTTGCTCGACAGGTTTTTGATGAGATTGAGAAACGAACCGTGGTTTCGTGGAACTCAGTCATTGTTGGTTTTGCTGCTAACGGGCATGCGCATGAGTCTTTGGTCTACTTTAGAAGAATGCAAGAAGAGGGGTTTAACCCTGATGCGGTCACTTTCACAGGGGCGTTAACCGCTTGTAGTCATGTAGGTTTAGTTGAAGAAGGTGTTCGGTATTTCGAAGCTATGAAAAGGGATTACAGAATCTCGCCTCGGATTGAACACTACGGATGCTTAGTGGATTTGTATAGCCGGGCTGGGAGATTGGAAGATGCTTTGAAGGTGGTAGAGAGCATGCCGATGAAGCCTAATGAAGTTGTGATTGGCTCCTTGCTAGCAGCCTGCAGGACTCATGGGAACGATACAGAGCTAGCGGAGAGGATGATGAAGCATCTTAGTGAGCTTAAAGTGAAGAGCCATTCTAACTACGTGATTCTTTCGAACATGTATGCTGCTGATGGACAGTGGGAAGGAGCAAGTAAGATGAGAAGGAAGATGAAGGGTCTAGGTCTAAAGAAGCAGCCTGGGTTTAGTTCGATAGAGATTGATGATCGAACGCATGTGTTCATGGCCGGTGATAGTGCCCATGTGGAGACCGCTTACATCCGCGAGGTTCTAGAGCTTATTTCTTCTGATTCGCGATTACAATGCAGTGTGGTTGAAACCCTTGATGGTGATCACATAGGTGATTGA